The bacterium nucleotide sequence TTTCCGCGGAGCATCTGCGCCGCGTCTATAAACAGGCGCATCCTCGCGCCGAAAAGGAGTAACCACGCAGCTCTGGCTGCGGGACTCGAGTGCAACCAGCAAAGGAGGTCCATCCGATCGAACCTGCTTCCTTATTTGGCGCCGTTGTCCAAAGCATTCTTTGAAAGGAGGTCTGCCATGCGCGTCACATTCACGGCTCGTCACTTCAAACCTTCGGAGCGTCTAAAAGAACATGCTATTTCTGAGGCAGAAAAGCTTAAAAAATACAGCGATGGTATACTTGACATAGAGATAATTTTGGATTATATTAAGCAGGTGCAAAAAGCGGAGGTGGTGGCCAAGGTCTATGGCACGCGCCTCACGGTGGTCGAGGAGAGCGAAGATATGTACAAATCGATCGACTTGGCCATGGACAAGTTGAGCCGGCAGCTGCAGCGGCACAAGGACAAGCTGCGCGCCTTTGAAAACGACCGGATTGCGGAGAATGTCGAGAATCTGGAATCCTGAATGCATGGTCGGGCCCCCACGCGGGGCCCGACCGTTCTTCGAGAGCAGAAAATACGATGGCCGAACAAAACGAAGCTGATTTCATCACCGTTGAAACCCTCTATCAGATGAGCCAGAAGCAGGTCGGGCTGAGCATCGTCAATAATACGGCCAGTTTTTCCCGCAAGATCCGTGAACGTGAACTCCATCGGCCCGGATTGGCGCTGAGCGGTTTTGTCGACGTCTTCACCTACTGGCGCGTTCAGATCATGGGCAATACCGAAATCGGCTATCTGAACACACTGCCCCCCGAGGAGCGACGGCGCTCGATCATGACTGTCCTGGGATTCGAGCTGCCCTGCATTATCATCACCAACAATCATCCCCCGCCTGCAGAACTTCTGCAGATCGCCAATCTGAACGGCATCACCCTCTTCTCCACGGCCTTGAGCACCACCGCGGTCACCCATCATCTAAGCGAGTACCTTGATACCGTGTTCGCGGAGACGATGATCCAACACGGCACGCTGGTTGATGTCTACGGCGTGGGGGTGCTGATCACCGGAGAACCGGCCATCGGCAAAAGCGAGCTGGCGCTGGATCTCATCGAGCGCGGTCACCAGCTGGTCGCGGACGATGCGGTGCGCATTACCCGTATAGGCATGAACCGGCTGGAGGGCGCGCCCAGCGGAAAGCTCAAACATTATATGGAGATCCGCGGCCTGGGTATCATCGATATCCGGAGGATGTTCGGCATCCGTGCCATCCGCGGCAAAAAGATCATCACCATCAACGTCCATCTGGAAAGATTTTCGCCCGACCGCGACTATGAACGCATTGGGATCGACGAAAAGACCACCACATTCCTTGGGGTGCACGTACCGCTGGTGGAACTGCCAATTATGCCGGGAAAAAATATCACGGTCATCACCGAGGTGGTGGCGATGAACCAGAAGATGCGCGATCTGGGCGAGAATCCCGCGGAGGAATTCAATGCACAGCGCATCGCATCCATGCGCGCCCAACAAAAACCATAAAACTTCAGGCCCACGGCTACGCCGCTGGTGGGCCGAATTTCAAGGAGAGCGATGAAACACGCCATTCTGCTGACCCACGGTCCCATCGGCGAGGCCCTGATCGAGGCGGTACGGGGCATCATGGGCCTGGATGAGGGACTGCATGCCCTTTCGGTCACCGATATGTCGATCACCGAGATTGCATCGCGGCTGGAGGCTATGGTGAGCGGACCGGATGAGAAGCAGGACGGTGTAATCATCATGGCCAGCCTGCGGGGTGGCAGCTGCTGGAATGTGGCCGTAGGTACGGGCAGCGGCCGGTCCAACGTGAGGATCGTTTCGGGGGTGAATCTCCCGATGGTGCTCTCGTTCATCACCAAACGGCAGGATCTTTCCCTCGATGCCCTGGCCGAGGAGGTGGAGCAAGACGGCCAGCGCGGAATCTGCCGGCCCGTTCCCGGAAAAGGCTGTTGA carries:
- the hprK gene encoding HPr(Ser) kinase/phosphatase codes for the protein MAEQNEADFITVETLYQMSQKQVGLSIVNNTASFSRKIRERELHRPGLALSGFVDVFTYWRVQIMGNTEIGYLNTLPPEERRRSIMTVLGFELPCIIITNNHPPPAELLQIANLNGITLFSTALSTTAVTHHLSEYLDTVFAETMIQHGTLVDVYGVGVLITGEPAIGKSELALDLIERGHQLVADDAVRITRIGMNRLEGAPSGKLKHYMEIRGLGIIDIRRMFGIRAIRGKKIITINVHLERFSPDRDYERIGIDEKTTTFLGVHVPLVELPIMPGKNITVITEVVAMNQKMRDLGENPAEEFNAQRIASMRAQQKP
- the raiA gene encoding ribosome-associated translation inhibitor RaiA; this encodes MRVTFTARHFKPSERLKEHAISEAEKLKKYSDGILDIEIILDYIKQVQKAEVVAKVYGTRLTVVEESEDMYKSIDLAMDKLSRQLQRHKDKLRAFENDRIAENVENLES